In Colias croceus chromosome 8, ilColCroc2.1, a genomic segment contains:
- the LOC123694087 gene encoding histidine-rich glycoprotein-like translates to MKAVLVASCLLITLAISYARDIRDNVDADLEPSASNHHEKGGGHEHHHHHHHDHGGKGHKGYKGHHHHEHGKKGHHHHEGHKGHHGEHGGHKKHHHHDDGHYLEHHHGEKGEKGHGFEEKGHFHKGHSTKGHHGVHKLDEFKKNKKFHDKYGESGFEEGYGGHHDEHGHKKGGHFDHGHKHGGHHEHHHGKKGFHEKGGHHHDHKGHHDEGSHHEHHHHHRGHGNKGGHEDHKHWGFKKGH, encoded by the coding sequence TATGCTCGTGATATTCGCGACAATGTGGATGCCGATTTGGAACCCTCTGCGTCAAATCATCATGAGAAGGGAGGAGGACACGagcatcatcatcatcaccacCATGATCATGGTGGCAAAGGCCATAAAGGATACAAAGGACACCATCACCACGAACACGGCAAAAAGGGGCACCATCATCATGAAGGACATAAAGGACATCACGGTGAACATGGAGGACACAAGAAGCACCATCACCACGACGATGGGCACTATCTTGAACATCATCACGGAGAAAAGGGCGAAAAAGGCCACGGATTTGAAGAAAAGGGACACTTCCATAAGGGACACTCCACAAAGGGACACCATGGAGTTCATAAGCTAGACGAATTCAAAAAGAACAAGAAATTCCATGACAAATATGGGGAATCTGGTTTCGAAGAAGGATATGGAGGTCACCACGATGAGCACGGTCACAAAAAGGGCGGTCACTTTGATCACGGGCACAAACATGGTGGCCACCATGAGCATCACCATGGCAAGAAAGGTTTCCATGAGAAGGGAGGGCACCACCACGATCACAAAGGACATCATGATGAAGGTAGTCACCATgaacatcatcatcatcatcgcgGTCATGGTAACAAAGGCGGTCATGAAGACCACAAACATTGGGGATTCAAAAAGGGccattaa